From Streptomyces sp. 6-11-2, one genomic window encodes:
- a CDS encoding SWIM zinc finger family protein — protein MTPARKAPRTGSRAFAATWWGQAWVDALEASTLDSGRLSRGRTYARKGMVGPVTVTPGVLRAEVEGSTPWPYDAAVHLRVLTDAQWDTLLAAIAAQAGRTAALLDGEMPTDLVDDARTAGIPLLPEPSELDPECSCPDWGYPCKHAAALCYATAAHLDDDPFWLFTLRGRTKDTVLAALRTRRQARTGAAPETGGTPRGQGVPARDAFASFDGVFTPPAPQTEGTESPPADPADPGSVPSPLTTTPPPDAPFTLDDLEALTRDTAQRARALAAGHTASLTCTPLDDAVRLAASGVGEHWFHQLVRSTGLPPFDFARLVRAQRHGGPAGVAVARAPLTPDPATMAAARAALCDPDNADNAETEDDTAGTVRVRVWRNRLTADDEGVQIRLGPDNRWHPYLREGRGSTTRWWPCAPATADPVAALVAARTAATRN, from the coding sequence ATGACCCCCGCCCGCAAGGCACCCCGTACCGGCAGCCGCGCCTTCGCCGCCACCTGGTGGGGGCAGGCCTGGGTGGACGCCCTGGAGGCCTCCACCCTCGATTCCGGCCGCCTCTCCCGCGGCCGCACCTACGCCCGCAAAGGCATGGTCGGCCCGGTCACCGTCACCCCCGGTGTGCTGCGCGCCGAGGTCGAGGGCAGCACCCCCTGGCCGTACGACGCCGCGGTGCACCTGCGCGTCCTCACCGACGCCCAGTGGGACACCCTCCTCGCCGCCATCGCCGCCCAGGCCGGCCGCACCGCCGCCCTCCTCGACGGCGAGATGCCCACCGACCTCGTCGACGACGCCCGCACCGCCGGCATCCCCCTGCTGCCCGAGCCGAGCGAACTCGACCCCGAGTGCTCCTGCCCCGACTGGGGCTACCCCTGCAAGCACGCCGCCGCCCTGTGCTACGCCACCGCCGCCCACCTCGACGACGACCCCTTCTGGCTCTTCACCCTCCGCGGCCGCACCAAGGACACCGTCCTCGCCGCGCTGCGCACCCGGCGCCAGGCCCGCACAGGCGCCGCGCCGGAAACCGGCGGCACGCCCCGCGGCCAGGGCGTGCCCGCCCGCGACGCGTTCGCCTCCTTCGACGGCGTCTTCACCCCGCCCGCCCCACAGACCGAGGGAACCGAGAGCCCGCCCGCCGACCCCGCCGACCCCGGGTCGGTCCCTTCCCCCCTCACGACCACGCCCCCACCCGACGCCCCCTTCACCCTCGACGACCTCGAAGCCCTCACCCGGGACACCGCTCAGCGCGCCCGCGCCCTTGCGGCCGGACACACCGCCTCCCTCACCTGCACCCCGCTCGACGACGCCGTACGCCTCGCCGCGAGCGGCGTCGGCGAGCACTGGTTCCATCAACTCGTACGCTCCACCGGCCTGCCTCCATTCGACTTCGCCCGCCTGGTCCGCGCCCAGCGCCACGGCGGCCCGGCCGGCGTCGCCGTCGCCCGCGCGCCCCTCACCCCCGACCCCGCTACCATGGCCGCGGCCCGCGCCGCCCTCTGCGACCCCGACAACGCCGACAACGCGGAGACCGAGGACGACACCGCGGGCACCGTGCGGGTACGCGTCTGGCGCAACCGTCTCACCGCCGATGACGAGGGCGTCCAGATCCGCCTCGGCCCCGACAACCGATGGCATCCCTACCTCCGCGAAGGACGCGGCTCCACCACCCGATGGTGGCCCTGTGCCCCCGCCACAGCCGACCCCGTCGCCGCCCTCGTCGCGGCCCGTACCGCCGCCACGCGGAACTGA
- a CDS encoding RNA-guided endonuclease TnpB family protein, with product MTTQQQETADAGCARYVYRLRVSATAEKLLTGEWGRCRWIWNECVARSKKAFADGETCGPARLDTMLTEARAGNAWLREGSSVPQQQIIRDFGRSRAKALKDIKAGLPMRRRAGMPGHKKLKDSRPSLNYTRRGFRLKDGRLHLAGGISLTVVWSRQLPAYPSSVRVYRDSLGHWYASFVLPTEVQPLPRTGAVIGVDWGVKELATTTSDAHDLPHPQHGRKAAGKLARYQRMMSRRKPHRGQAASKGYRKAQRQAAKLHQKIARQRQDTGRKWAKAVVRDHDAIAVEDFHPKFLAKSSMARKAADAAIGATKKALVEMGRKHGRAVYLVNPAHTTRDCARCGARAKHALLLSERTYTCTACGALSPRDKNSASVMLVRAGLTPAGAEGVRPSGALLQRAA from the coding sequence GTGACGACGCAGCAGCAGGAGACGGCGGACGCCGGGTGTGCCCGGTACGTCTACCGGCTGCGCGTGTCCGCCACCGCCGAGAAGTTGCTGACGGGCGAGTGGGGGCGCTGCCGCTGGATCTGGAACGAGTGCGTCGCCCGGTCCAAGAAGGCGTTCGCCGACGGCGAGACGTGCGGCCCGGCGCGGCTGGACACGATGCTGACCGAGGCCCGCGCCGGCAACGCCTGGCTGCGCGAGGGCTCCTCGGTTCCGCAGCAGCAGATCATCCGGGACTTCGGCAGGTCCCGCGCCAAGGCGCTGAAGGACATCAAGGCGGGGCTGCCGATGCGCCGGCGAGCCGGAATGCCCGGACATAAGAAGCTCAAGGACTCCCGGCCGAGCCTGAACTACACGCGGCGCGGCTTCCGGCTCAAGGACGGGCGGCTGCACCTGGCGGGCGGCATCAGCCTGACGGTGGTGTGGTCGCGGCAGCTTCCGGCCTACCCGTCGTCGGTGCGCGTGTACCGCGACAGCCTCGGCCACTGGTACGCAAGCTTTGTCCTTCCGACAGAGGTGCAGCCGCTGCCGCGCACCGGGGCGGTGATCGGTGTCGACTGGGGTGTGAAGGAGCTTGCGACCACGACCTCCGATGCCCACGATCTTCCGCATCCGCAGCACGGGAGGAAGGCCGCGGGGAAGCTGGCCCGCTACCAGCGGATGATGTCCCGCCGGAAGCCGCACAGGGGCCAGGCCGCTTCGAAGGGCTACCGCAAGGCGCAGCGGCAGGCCGCGAAGCTGCACCAGAAGATCGCCCGGCAGCGGCAGGACACCGGCCGCAAGTGGGCCAAGGCAGTGGTCCGCGACCACGATGCCATCGCGGTGGAGGACTTCCACCCGAAGTTCCTCGCCAAGTCCTCGATGGCCCGCAAGGCGGCTGACGCGGCGATCGGCGCCACGAAGAAGGCCCTGGTCGAAATGGGCCGCAAGCACGGCCGTGCCGTGTACCTGGTCAACCCCGCGCACACCACGAGGGACTGCGCACGGTGCGGTGCGAGAGCCAAGCACGCACTCCTCCTTTCGGAACGTACCTACACGTGCACCGCGTGCGGAGCCCTCTCGCCGAGAGACAAGAACTCCGCATCCGTGATGCTCGTCCGGGCTGGTCTGACCCCGGCTGGTGCTGAGGGCGTAAGACCGTCTGGAGCGCTGCTCCAGAGGGCTGCCTGA
- a CDS encoding PP2C family protein-serine/threonine phosphatase has translation MSPRQSLVGLRQPWKTNHALVLLPVTLIVVITVVDLSIPQYIYLEPALVIAPALTPSFAGPRTTGLIGALAVAALVLISHFQAGLGDLNRIVQIVTLIVLSVTVVIYSALRDRRRAQLAQVRSVAEAAQRVLLWPLPEQIGPLKVASLYLPAEAEAQIGGDLYAVARTDGTVRILIGDVRGKGLPAIGEAAVLLGAFREGAHRQASLPELAATVEQSVTRYLTESEPAEEAGERFATALLVEIPDTDPVTRMTSCGHPPPLLISTGRSVTVPSLQPAPPMGVGLTGSGDHSLDVFSFEPGDTLLLYTDGVIEARDTRGRFYPLAERVAQWPQAGPESLLHHIRRDLLAHSGGRLDDDAALVALHRTPPAHRGQIIHRG, from the coding sequence ATGAGTCCCCGGCAGAGCCTTGTCGGTCTGCGGCAGCCGTGGAAAACGAATCATGCGCTGGTGCTGCTTCCAGTCACGCTCATTGTGGTGATCACGGTCGTGGACCTCAGCATTCCCCAGTACATCTATCTCGAGCCTGCGCTAGTCATCGCGCCTGCGCTGACCCCATCGTTCGCCGGGCCCCGGACTACCGGCCTCATCGGAGCGCTGGCGGTAGCGGCCCTTGTACTCATCTCCCACTTTCAGGCCGGTCTGGGAGACCTGAACCGCATCGTGCAGATCGTCACGCTCATTGTGCTCTCGGTGACGGTCGTGATCTACAGTGCGCTCCGCGACCGGCGCCGAGCACAATTGGCCCAGGTCCGGTCGGTGGCCGAGGCCGCACAGCGCGTCCTGCTGTGGCCGCTACCCGAACAGATCGGCCCCCTGAAAGTCGCCAGCCTGTACCTGCCCGCCGAAGCCGAAGCGCAGATCGGTGGCGACCTGTACGCGGTCGCCCGCACCGACGGCACGGTGCGCATCCTGATCGGCGACGTGCGAGGCAAAGGACTTCCCGCCATCGGCGAGGCCGCAGTGCTACTTGGAGCCTTCCGCGAGGGCGCCCACCGGCAGGCCTCCCTGCCGGAGCTCGCCGCCACCGTGGAGCAGAGCGTGACCCGCTACCTGACCGAGTCCGAGCCGGCAGAGGAGGCCGGCGAACGCTTCGCCACCGCCCTGCTCGTGGAGATCCCCGACACGGACCCGGTCACCCGGATGACCAGCTGCGGGCACCCGCCGCCACTGCTGATCAGCACCGGCCGCTCGGTCACCGTTCCCAGCCTGCAGCCCGCACCCCCGATGGGGGTCGGCTTGACGGGCTCGGGAGACCACAGCCTGGACGTGTTCTCCTTCGAGCCCGGCGACACCCTCCTGCTCTACACCGACGGCGTCATCGAGGCCCGCGACACCCGCGGCCGCTTCTACCCCCTCGCGGAACGCGTCGCGCAATGGCCCCAAGCCGGACCGGAGTCGCTTCTGCATCACATCCGACGCGACCTCCTCGCCCACTCCGGCGGACGCCTCGACGACGACGCTGCACTGGTCGCCCTCCACCGCACCCCGCCCGCCCACCGCGGACAGATCATCCACCGCGGATAG
- a CDS encoding DUF952 domain-containing protein, with the protein MPKPQHIVHITERSLWETARESGTYEMSTRGRTLQQEGFVHFSTRDQLPRIAAFLYGDYEGPDELVVLVVDPARLDVPLRYEAMPPNGEEFPHVYGAVPVEAVVGVEPWG; encoded by the coding sequence ATGCCGAAACCTCAGCACATCGTGCACATCACCGAGCGCTCACTATGGGAGACGGCTCGTGAGTCCGGCACCTACGAGATGTCCACCCGCGGCCGCACGCTCCAGCAGGAGGGGTTCGTCCACTTCTCCACCCGCGACCAGCTCCCGCGTATCGCGGCCTTCCTCTACGGCGACTACGAGGGCCCCGACGAGTTGGTGGTGCTGGTCGTGGACCCGGCCCGGCTTGATGTCCCGCTGAGGTACGAGGCCATGCCGCCGAACGGCGAGGAGTTCCCGCACGTGTACGGGGCAGTGCCGGTCGAGGCCGTGGTGGGCGTCGAGCCCTGGGGGTGA